One window from the genome of Jiangella alba encodes:
- a CDS encoding SDR family NAD(P)-dependent oxidoreductase: MSGPLTGEVALVTGATGALGAAICRDLARAGADVAVHHLDEPDAARALADELAAFGVRTTTVAADVTSWDQVGAAVSAVGHALGTITVLVNNAGFMEPVRIVDSDLADWRRTLGVDLDGVFVVTRHVLPGMLETHGRIVNVSSQLAFKGAVDYVAYATAKAGVLGFTKALAREVGPRVRVNAVAPGPIDTPMVRPHATPEWVEARTRDSVTGRLGTPQEVGPAVVFLAGPGAELMHGQTLHLNGGGVMT; the protein is encoded by the coding sequence ATGAGCGGGCCGCTGACCGGCGAGGTCGCGCTGGTGACGGGCGCGACCGGCGCGCTGGGCGCGGCGATCTGCCGCGACCTCGCCCGGGCCGGCGCCGACGTCGCCGTCCACCACCTGGACGAGCCGGACGCCGCTCGCGCGCTGGCGGACGAACTGGCGGCGTTCGGCGTGCGGACGACGACGGTGGCGGCCGACGTGACGTCGTGGGACCAGGTCGGCGCCGCGGTGTCGGCCGTCGGGCACGCGCTCGGGACCATCACCGTCCTGGTGAACAACGCCGGGTTCATGGAGCCGGTGCGCATCGTCGACTCGGACCTGGCCGACTGGCGGCGCACGCTGGGCGTCGACCTCGACGGCGTCTTCGTCGTCACCCGGCACGTGCTGCCCGGCATGCTGGAGACGCACGGCCGCATCGTCAACGTGTCGTCGCAGCTGGCCTTCAAGGGCGCCGTCGACTACGTCGCGTACGCCACCGCGAAGGCCGGCGTCCTCGGCTTCACCAAGGCGCTGGCCAGGGAGGTCGGGCCGCGGGTGCGCGTCAACGCCGTCGCGCCGGGCCCGATCGACACCCCGATGGTGCGCCCGCACGCGACGCCGGAGTGGGTCGAGGCCCGCACCCGCGACTCCGTCACCGGCCGGCTCGGGACGCCGCAGGAGGTCGGGCCCGCGGTCGTGTTCCTGGCCGGGCCCGGCGCAGAGCTGATGCACGGGCAGACCCTGCACCTCAACGGCGGCGGGGTGATGACGTGA